CCAACAGCATCAGATGTTAGGCATCATGCTTATTACTAATCAGCAGACATAGCAAATCAAAGATCACAAACCCTTATGCTTTTGGTGTGACAAGTCCATCATCTTCTGCTCAAAGGGAATAAGACCATCTAAAGGCTCCAACTTCAAAGGAAACCCGTTCTTCAGATCCTATGATAAAGGTTGACATTACCTTTCATGTCAGCACACATTACTACATCTGTTATTTGACTGATACAAAAGAAAGACACCCAAGAAAATCAATTGTTTAGAGGGGTTCTAGTACCTTATTTGGCACTGCCGGAGGTTTGCTAGGGACATCCAATTTTTCATTAGCTCTTTCAACTTTCGAGACAATGTTAGAATGTGCTAAGTTGTTTGCCCCAAGAAGGGGAACATCTGATAACAGTTTATTGCCTTCTCCTGAAAAAACTTCAAACACATATTATCAGAATTGAAACTTTTGTAATAAATTGTAACTGATGAAGAAATATGTACACAGGTAACTGTAAATGATTAGCAATACAAAAGCTTAACGGCGCTTCTCAAGGAATTGCAGAAGCTCTTTTGTAATCTATACCTGGACGATTTCTAACAACATCAACTTGCTTAAATTTTGTGATGTGTATCGGATTTCCATCAGCCTTTGTCCTGACTCTTCGAAGGTCCTCGGGGATATCCCGCACAACAGAGTACCTTCGTTTGAAAGCCTGCAGTCCAGTGTTCCGTTAGACAAACAGGGGTGGAATATAACCGAATGGGCTTGAGAGTTGAGATACCATACACATGACAAATTAATTTCCCCAAGGGCAAAGAGCACTCACAGGCTGAATATTGTCAGCTTTATCGTTGAAAAGGCTACGACTGGCAGGAGTTAATATTGGAACTGTGTCGGCAGCAGCACTATTATCAAAACCATGGCCATGGATTCGAAAGTTTGATGTTGAAGGCAAGGACACATTTGGACTAAATGAAGAATATCCAAGGGTTGGTTGGTTGTCAGCCTTCCAACTGATCGGAAGAGCAATCTCACCATCAGCAATTCCACCTGAATCTGGATCCACAACCCGCTCTTGAATTATCTTTATTAGTGTACTGCACTCAGACCTAACATTAAAATTAAGGATTCGAAATAGTCTATCAATAGTGTAGTTTAAATCTTCAGCAATGAACAGACGTTAGTTTGTCCAGAATAGAGGTATATGTAATGCGATAAAGGAGTTTCCAGTCACAACTTTTGGTTGCTATTATCACAGGATGCAGGCTGGACTAACTGTTTAACATAGCATAACcgattcttgagggtacacaatTCAGCAACTTTCAAAATAGTTAGAAAATCATTTTTTTCGAGAAAACACAAAAGCTTTGTTTATTGATGCATTGATGAAGTACACAACATAATTGTGAAACTAAGGAAAAAATTAACACCAATTCAATTGTGCATCACAATCCGACGTGTGTCGTGATATTTATCACCATTTCCCAAAATGAAATATACAATATGTGTATGTAAATAATGATTCATGCGCTAATTGCTTGCCCTGAAGCATTATTAATGGTGTAAAGAACTACACACTGTGCATGTGTAATCAATATACATAAAATTTTGAGAGCTAGGCACAGATAGTCTTAGATCTATTGTTTACACGAATGCCAAGACAAGAGAAAAGAGGTACTCTGGAAACACTGGGACTGTTTGGATCAAGGAATCACCTCATTCATCGTTGGGTGATCCCTCAAAATTGGTGGGGTGACCTAATCCCTCACTTATGCTTATGCTTATGAAGGACGAGCTAGTGATGCACCAACCCATTCCATTCTTCAAACAAGGGCGCTAGGGTTGCATGGTCAATTCACAACGGTCAAACCAAACAATCCTTTTGAATAGGCCCAATTTTTCGTATTGTAGAACACAAAATGCAGAGTGCataactaaaataaaagaaagacTGCGCTTCATTTTGTTTCATCAGTGTGAAACAAAGTACAAATAAAGCCCCATGTTTAAATATATATTCAGAAATAAGAATAGCCGTATGCTGGCACCACAAAGCAAAATGCAAATTAAACAGTACTTTCCAGGTGGACATCAATGGAAGTAAACAAGAGATATATAATACCTTGAGTAGGTTTCCTGCATAAGCAACTGCATTATGGCATCTTTCGGCTCAATTTCTGAGACAATTGCTAGGGATCCCTGCGTATAGTCTTTCAGGTCAGTCTCCTCACTCTAGAAAAAGCAACAACAAAAAATGATGCAATGGGAAGTCCTTAGATAACTGAGGAATCACTCCTAGAAGTGAGAAATGGTTGTTCAGAAAATAATGGGACTGTAATTGGTAAGATAAAAATTATAAGGGTTGTGGGATACCTGGTTTAACTGATTGTTTTTCGATGGGACACGCACAGAATCATCAAAATCTGTGGAATACAAGAAATCGCCAGGTAGGCACATCAAATAATGTATTCACATGAGTTGCTGAATATAATGCCAACTAagctttagtgatctaaacgctcttatatttctttacagagggagcaCCAAAGGGGGGAAATAAGGTGTATCTTCAGAAAATAGAAAATAATGGagaaaaactctgaatgctaacTCATTTAGGTAATTCTCTTTTAAATCACATTTTTTAAATTCTGTCAGAATGCTAGAAGATTGTGCCATAATATGCGGAAACTAAGAGGCTTCAAAACTATGCGATAGATGATGACATTTGATGGTTCAACATTCTGCAGTAGTATTTTGGATGAGTATGGCCTTTCAGGACCAACTTATTATTATTGGTAAACAATGAAAGGCCTCCAAATATGCAGGCATCCAAATAAACGCTTAGCACAGGGATATATGGGTTATGCATAAACTGGTCTTCTAAACTAGTTAATTAGTGACTTAGTGCCGGTGCACCAAAATTCACGTCCCAATGCCAGTTTTTATATTAGTGAACACTGATTGACTTTTATTAGGGAGCATTGCGAACAGAGTTGAAACGCAACTAGCATGGCCGAAAGGCAAAACGACTGAATGATCGAACATTTTCTTCTACACAGATATGAAACATGTAAGCGTGGAGCATCAGATTTCCCGTTCCGTAATCCCTAGTGTGGACCGCTCCACGAACTTATCGTGTAACACATAATGACTGGAAATGAGAACTCGTTTGGTTTCACTCGTGTTTGGTTGTGATTTCTGCGAGATTATGACGGAAACTGGTCCAAACACTGAGCTACGCAGAAATTTTGGACAGAATTTGATGCGGCACGGCATCCATGGCCCTGAGGGCGCCAACTTGGAATTCGTAATTTGAGGAGCGGGGTTCGCCATAGAAGACACTCGAACAGGGTTGGAAAATGCACTAGCATGGCCAAAACAACTGAGGAATCAAATATTTTCCTCTATTAAGTATCGAAGCACGAACCATCTATTCCCTAAAAAAAACATGAACCATCAGATTTCCCATCCTGCAATGCCAACTAAGTTGGAGAACACTTTATTTACAGGAAAAAAAAAACTAGCACAGACCGAACACAATAGGTCAATAGTACTGAGGAATTTGCATGAAATTCTTATGGAATAAACACAAAACATGCAAGTGCAAAAATGTACTGAACAGAGCTGAGAAAGTACTAGGCACCAAAGGGAAAAGTGAGGTGTATCTTCTGAAAATAGTAAAGGATGGAGAAAAAAAGTGGGTGCTAACTCATTTGGGTAAATCTCTTTTCAATCACATTTTTTAAATTTTGTCAATATTGAGAACAGAATGCTAGAAGATTATGCAATAAATATGGGAAAACTAAGAGGCTTCAAAACTATGCGACAGATGACATTTGATGGCTTCAACATTATGCAGAAGTATTTTGGATTAGAGCTATGAACACTGACATGACCTTTCAGAACCTATTATTGGCAAACACTGAAAGGCCTTCAAAAAATACATGCGTGCAAATGAAAGGTTAGCACAGGAATCTACGGGTTATACATAAACTGGTCTTCTAAACCAGTTAATTAGTGACTTAGTGCCAGTGCACTTAAGCTCACGACCTGATGCCATTTTTATAATAGTGAACACTGATTGACTTTTATCAGGGAGCATTGCAAACAGAGTTGAAAATGCACTAGCATGGCCGAAAGGCGAAACAACCGAGTAATCGAACATTTACTTCACCGCATATATGAAACATGGAAGTGCGAAGCATCAGATTCCCCATTCTGTAATGCCTACTGTGGACGGCTCCACGAACTTATCGTGTAAGAGATTAATGACTGGAAATGTGAAATCATTTGGTTTCACTCGTATTTCGTCGCGATTTCTGTGAGATCACAACGGAACCTAGACCAAACATCCAGCTACGCAGAAATTTTGGACGGAATTGATGCGGCATGGCGTCCACGGCCCCGAGGGCGCCAACTCGGAATTCGTAATTTGAGGAGGGGGTTCGCCATTAAAAAAACTCGAACAGGGTTGAAAAATGCACGCCGAAACAACCGAGGAATCAAACATTCGTTTCTGTATGTATGGAAGCGCGAAGCATCAGATTCCCCGTCCTATAATTCCTATCGCGGAACGCTCGGCGAACTCATCGTTCGAGAGATTGACGACTGGAAACGCGAAACCAACCATTTCGCTCGCAGCAATGCCCGCGAGATCACGGCGAACAACCGGGCCAATGCATCGGGCCACGCGGAAAATTCGGCGGAAATTAATGCGGCGCGGGAGGCGGCAATTAATTCAGAATTCGTAATTCgaggaggagggggggggggggggggggggggggcttggtTCGCGTACCAGCGCCGGCGCCGCCGTGGAGGCCCTCGCGGGGATGGCAGAACGAGgtcggggaggaggaggcggacccgCCCGACGCGGCGGGGCCGGAGCCGcgcggggaggaggagggggaggggccgagCACGGAGGCGAGGAGCCGGCCGGCGCCGGAGACGAGGCCCGCGAGCCACccgctgggcggcggcggcgggggaggcggGGGCGGAGGGGAGGCGCCCCCGGACGGCGACGGGCGCGGGTCGCCGCCCCCGGCGGATGACTCCATGGGCGGGACGCGGGCGAGGGAGGAGAGAGCGGAGAGGAGTGGAGGGAAGGTGGAAAATAGAATGGGAACCCGAGAGTAAACCGGGCCGGCGGTTTCGGGTCGCGCACACGTTCGTGGGTGCCGTCCGTTTGGTATGTGGCGGATTTTTGGGGCTGTGCGGTTTCGAAAACGCTCTGGATTTTGGGGGCTCCCCCGCCGTGTGCCCAACGTTTCTCTTTGGGGCCCACGTGCCAGTGGGCGTGCTCTGAATGAGAGCGGCGCCATGGGCGTGGCGATACGATGGTGGGACGGAAAGATCAAGCTGAAACATTGTTTTCGTACGGGCTAATACCACGGCTCATGAGCTAGCTAGATTTAGGCCCTGTTCGGAGCACCTCCACTCCACAACTCCACTCCCGGAGTTGGTGGAGTTATAGTTGAAAACTGTGGAGCAGCTATTTCCTGGCTCCACAGCTCTCAGAATTTTATGGAGCTGATGGAATTCCAAACAGAGCCTTAGTTTCTACACTTACGTTTTTGAAAAATCAGGTTCACAAACCTTTGAGTCGTGTCGTCAAAAGATTTGTGAATGATGTGATTTTGATTCTGAGTTAATATAAAGCTAGTCATGACAGCCATTCCTTAACGAAAGAAAAGCAACGCAACATGCACTTGCATCAACTTTTTACCCACAAAGGGATATTTCCTAGCTCCCGGGCCTGTTCACGACATTTTTGCATTCCATGGGTGCTTGGCTCAAGCCCAGCGGAGCCTGGTTGAAGAAATACGAGCTTTGTACCATGCTGTGCATCGTGTTTGATTGCCATGAAGGCTCGGGCTGCATGAGAGCATAAACACGATCATGGCATTTGGCTGCATGTTTGTGATCTTCAGATGCAACGTTCGGCTGTTTGGGTGTGCGCGTAGCGTAGTGATGGTTAATCTCACCTCTTGTTCGGATAGTGAACCTACCTCACACCACTACACTTGAGAAACTTTATCTAACACCTTGGTTGACTTTCCTGGTATACCCGTAAACTATCTTTATGATCACACAATTGTGGGTAATGTTTGGCAACCCCAAAACAATCATCCGGTATGAAGGTCCATAATATTCTTATGGTTTAAGGATGCGAGTAAATGTTAACACATAATATGATAATATCGTCAGCATAGTGATGACGGGGTCTCACAGTATATCAAAGTTAGGTCTATCCAACACCACCACCATTCTGCCAATAATGTGATCTCATTATTGTCGGTATTCTTATTACTTTAACAATGCCCTATGATCagaaaaaacatgatcatctgcAAAAGATGAGCTAGTATTAGAGGCGTGACTAGGGATTTATCTATCGTTTATGTTTCCACACATGCAACTGAGTTTTTCTCGTAATCTCGTATTTAAGAATCATTGCAACACAACACACAAATATAAACTTTAATTACGAACATGAAGAAATagtactttattattgcctctaaggcatattttcAACACCTCCTCCCCACCTTATGTTAGGGACAGGGAGCTCTAGCCCCCTCCCCTTCACGACTGAAGTAAAATCATGTTGCTTCAACTATATCCATCTGCATAGGTACATAGAACGTGGTATGTACTTTGTAGTACATCCTCACACATATATCTAACACAAGTCTAGATGGGTCTTTGCTCTCATTATTTATACCAATTTATGTTCCACTATGGCTTCTGATGACAGAGAAGACCAGAATAAGGAGtgcactactggaattagcttatttcccggctgccagttctttgccgtccgctggcggacgacaaagaaggtctttgccgtccgcttaaacggacggcaaagaataggCTGATGgtaaagaaggtctttgccatcagcctgttctttgccgtctgctagcggacgacaaaaattctttgccgtccgctggctgacggcaaagagagagctGGCCCCACTAAAGGAGCTaattggaaaaaacttaacggccccctctttgccgtctgctagacggcaaagaggaaacaaagcggacggcaaagggtgggcggacgacaaagaagtgacctaactaacggccgagcccCACCCCGCCCCTTCTCTCTGTTtatctccctctctcctccccgacgaccagagcagcccccgccgcccgccgccgcccccactacccgcctgtcacgcccaagatgcgaccatatcctaaaggaactcgaaggtcccaccaaggatagaagcgcatcttgaagacgcttttgcaaggtggatatcattacatcaacattacataatagatggggatacatacaaggcatacaaatgccgcaagaatacaccaacatcatacataagagcaacatccgactatggatgaaacacaaacagaagctcaaacgacatccaccctgctagcccaggctgccgacctggaacctatcccctgatcgaagaagaagcagaagaagaactccaatacaagctaacatcgctctcgcgtcatgatcatcgcaaaacctgtacctgcaactgttgttgtagtaatctgtgagccatgaggactcagcaatcccattaccatggatatcaagactagcaaagcttaatgggtaaggaaatgataggtggtgaggttgcaacaGCGACTAagaatgtatggtggctaacatacgcaaataagagcaagaagagaagcaacggaacggtcgtgaaactagcaatgatcaagaagtgatcctgaactcctacttacgtcaaacataacccaaaaaccgtgttcacttcccggactccgccgaaaagagaccatcatggttacacacgcggttgatgcgttttaattaagtcaagtgtcaagttctttacaaccggacattaacaaattcccatctgccacataaccgcgggcacggctctcgaaagtttataccctgcaggggtgtcccaacttagcccatgataagctctcgcgatcaacgaaggatattccttctcccgggaagacccgatcagtctcggaatcccggttataagacatttcggcaatggtaaaacaagaccagcaagaccgcccgaatgtgccgacaaatcccgataggagctgcacatatctcgttctcagggcacaccggataagctaagtgaaagatcgtggatgtcgcctagaggggggggggtgaataggcgctttaaaataattacggtttaggcttgaacaaatgcggaataaacctagcggttaatttgacaagcacaaaacctacaacaactaggctcacctatgtgcaccaacaacttatgctaagcaagataaacaactaagtgatagcaagatatatgacaagaaacaatatggctatcacaaagtaaagtgcgtaagtaaagggtttggttaagagataaccgaggcacgtggagacgacgatgtatcccgaagttcacacccttgcggatgctaatctccgtttggagcggtgtggaggcacaatgctccccaagaagccactagggccaccgtaatctcctcacgccctcgcacaatgcaagatgccgtgattccactaagggacccttgagggcggtcaccgaacccgtacaaatggcaacccttgggggcggtcaccgaacccgtacactttggcaacccttgggggcggtcaccggtacccgtcaaattgctcggggcgatctccacaacctaattggagaccccgacgcttgcccggagctttacaccacaatgattgagctccgaacaccaccaaccgtctagggtgcccaagcacccaagaggaacaagctcaagggcaccaagcacccaagagtaataagcttctcaacttgtaacttccacgtatcaccgtggagaactcaaaccgatgcaccaaatgcaatggcaagggcacacggagtgcccaagtccttctctctcaaatcccaccgaagcaactaatgctagggaagaaaatgagaggaagaacaagaaggagaacaccaagaactccaagatctagatccaaggggttcccctcacatagaggagaaagtgattggtggaaatgtggatctagatctcctctctcttttccctcaaaaactagcaagaatccatggagggattgagagttagcaagctcgaagaaggacaacaatgggggaagaacacgagctcaagagataaggttcaatggggaagaagacccccttttatagaaggggaaaatccaaccattatgtgctcagcccacacacgagcggtactaccgctccacgagcggtactaccgttctggcggaagaagcagggaaaaggagcaaccaaacatgaaccttggggcggtactaccgcgcaccccagcggtactaccgccggaggagcagaacacgggaccaaaaatgcagtagcggtactaccgcccgaccggagcggtactaccgcttataggcggtactaccgcccatcagggcggtaataccgcttataggtggaactgccgtgccttactgccgtgcaactactgcaaaactcgacacgaaaaatgcaagacccaaaatcgaggcggtaccagcgcggaaccgtagccgtactaccgcttatggccataggcggtactaccgctttggacagcggtactaccgcttggggcgataagcggtac
This sequence is a window from Aegilops tauschii subsp. strangulata cultivar AL8/78 chromosome 7, Aet v6.0, whole genome shotgun sequence. Protein-coding genes within it:
- the LOC109773165 gene encoding uncharacterized protein isoform X2 is translated as MESSAGGGDPRPSPSGGASPPPPPPPPPPPSGWLAGLVSGAGRLLASVLGPSPSSSPRGSGPAASGGSASSSPTSFCHPREGLHGGAGADFDDSVRVPSKNNQLNQSEETDLKDYTQGSLAIVSEIEPKDAIMQLLMQETYSRSECSTLIKIIQERVVDPDSGGIADGEIALPISWKADNQPTLGYSSFSPNVSLPSTSNFRIHGHGFDNSAAADTVPILTPASRSLFNDKADNIQPAFKRRYSVVRDIPEDLRRVRTKADGNPIHITKFKQVDVVRNRPGEGNKLLSDVPLLGANNLAHSNIVSKVERANEKLDVPSKPPAVPNKDLKNGFPLKLEPLDGLIPFEQKMMDLSHQKHKDAAYDDSGSVSKLMFMGDIEATPSLQLQNGSKNRRRKQSNSPRTTPRATDSPAMGTRRRLGDATVKGEIKLEQTTPIAMDKQDPDYVPERRPAGRPKKAK
- the LOC109773165 gene encoding uncharacterized protein isoform X4; its protein translation is MESSAGGGDPRPSPSGGASPPPPPPPPPPPSGWLAGLVSGAGRLLASVLGPSPSSSPRGSGPAASGGSASSSPTSFCHPREGLHGGAGADFDDSVRVPSKNNQLNQGSLAIVSEIEPKDAIMQLLMQETYSRSECSTLIKIIQERVVDPDSGGIADGEIALPISWKADNQPTLGYSSFSPNVSLPSTSNFRIHGHGFDNSAAADTVPILTPASRSLFNDKADNIQPAFKRRYSVVRDIPEDLRRVRTKADGNPIHITKFKQVDVVRNRPGEGNKLLSDVPLLGANNLAHSNIVSKVERANEKLDVPSKPPAVPNKDLKNGFPLKLEPLDGLIPFEQKMMDLSHQKHKDAAYDDSGSVSKLMFMGDIEATPSLQLQNGSKNRRRKQSNSPRTTPRATDSPAMGTRRRLGDATVKGEIKLEQTTPIAMDKQDPDYVPERRPAGRPKKAK
- the LOC109773165 gene encoding uncharacterized protein isoform X1: MESSAGGGDPRPSPSGGASPPPPPPPPPPPSGWLAGLVSGAGRLLASVLGPSPSSSPRGSGPAASGGSASSSPTSFCHPREGLHGGAGADFDDSVRVPSKNNQLNQSEETDLKDYTQGSLAIVSEIEPKDAIMQLLMQETYSRSECSTLIKIIQERVVDPDSGGIADGEIALPISWKADNQPTLGYSSFSPNVSLPSTSNFRIHGHGFDNSAAADTVPILTPASRSLFNDKADNIQPAFKRRYSVVRDIPEDLRRVRTKADGNPIHITKFKQVDVVRNRPVFSGEGNKLLSDVPLLGANNLAHSNIVSKVERANEKLDVPSKPPAVPNKDLKNGFPLKLEPLDGLIPFEQKMMDLSHQKHKDAAYDDSGSVSKLMFMGDIEATPSLQLQNGSKNRRRKQSNSPRTTPRATDSPAMGTRRRLGDATVKGEIKLEQTTPIAMDKQDPDYVPERRPAGRPKKAK
- the LOC109773165 gene encoding uncharacterized protein isoform X3; translated protein: MESSAGGGDPRPSPSGGASPPPPPPPPPPPSGWLAGLVSGAGRLLASVLGPSPSSSPRGSGPAASGGSASSSPTSFCHPREGLHGGAGADFDDSVRVPSKNNQLNQGSLAIVSEIEPKDAIMQLLMQETYSRSECSTLIKIIQERVVDPDSGGIADGEIALPISWKADNQPTLGYSSFSPNVSLPSTSNFRIHGHGFDNSAAADTVPILTPASRSLFNDKADNIQPAFKRRYSVVRDIPEDLRRVRTKADGNPIHITKFKQVDVVRNRPVFSGEGNKLLSDVPLLGANNLAHSNIVSKVERANEKLDVPSKPPAVPNKDLKNGFPLKLEPLDGLIPFEQKMMDLSHQKHKDAAYDDSGSVSKLMFMGDIEATPSLQLQNGSKNRRRKQSNSPRTTPRATDSPAMGTRRRLGDATVKGEIKLEQTTPIAMDKQDPDYVPERRPAGRPKKAK